In the genome of Hevea brasiliensis isolate MT/VB/25A 57/8 chromosome 14, ASM3005281v1, whole genome shotgun sequence, the window tgaagagagtggctttCAGCCCATGAAGTGAGACTGTCACCCATTGTAAAGAAGGGCTTTGCCAATTGCTGAcccattgcagtggagagaggcttcggcctaaggtggagtaaggacatagaattcaagaggaaggaattcttgtctattggtgagagggctcttgcccatatagttgaaggcaccctttgtggtgcagcgttataatagtaaatatattgggttatgtctaaaggagactgagagggactaactaatatatttactatgagcagtttgatgtaCTGTGgaatctcttgggtgtaattggattgatgggtagtatagctatgagtttataatgatgatttatttattgatgatagtggaagatggcatgcccgtgAATGTAGtgctatgttgagagggtgaaccacataaatattggtgttttgtgtgtttactttatttctttacagTTTACACGCTTCTACAGtacacaacaaattggtatcagagcacgagaTGATCTTGATGAGTTTGGTTGAAGGTGGAGCTGCTGCAACATGTAGAAATTCACACATGCAATAATGGTGGTGGTGGAGAGTTGAAATTGAGgtggagctcttgatgcaaaatcaagaagatgatgtgaaaattttttaaagaaagaagcaagttacacccaatatgaagattaaagaattgatgatttgaagggttcaagctcaagcatggagatttgatgatttgatgatatccaagaatttgaggtatgcaatggttgatggattttgagtcaatctaaagattgttagaattatgactcaaaatcctaatgggatttggagagagatcttttcctaatttgagtgggagaaatatttctcaataggatggaggaatatttcctataatgagtagaactcttattttagtattattcttaaattgagtaggactcctaatcagataaggattgagggaattaacactataaataggagaatgatgcAGACGGTTATTTagcttttgcccattgaagagagtggctttCAGCCCATGAAGTAAGACTGTCACCCATTGTAAAGAAGGGCTTTACCAATTGCTGAgaatttggctctgcccattaaTGAGGGGCATTTAcccattgcagtggagagaggcttcggcctaaggtggattaaggacatagaattcaagaggaaggaattcttgtctattggtgagagggctcttgcccatatagttgaaggcaccctttgtggtatagtgttgtaatagtaaatatattgggttatgtctagaggagactgagagggactaactaatatatttactatgagtagtTTTATGTACTGTGggatctcttgggtgtaattgggttgatgggtaGTTTAGTtatgagcttgtaatgatgatttatttattaatgatagtggaagatggcatacCCGTGAATGTAGCCCTACATTGAAatggtgaaccacgtaaatattggtattttgtgtatttactttatttctttgcagtttacaTGCTTCCGCGGTGCACAACACctttaataataattactttttaacaattttttatacttattattatattataaagtaaatataaattaaaatatgtatttttattcccgttatattttattttaatttaattatataacatattaaaaagttacaatataaatttataaaaattttatgattaaGCTGAAAATTTTTTATCTATCATAATAATATCGCAAAATAATTTGACCAAAAATAGGTGGGTAATGGTTTAGGTGCAGTCAAGAACAAATTGTGGGGACCAGATTTGAATTATCTTTATGACAACAACATTAATAGCAATAAAGAATATTGGGAAACAAAGTTTACCAAATAAAGTTGTTCAAAAAATAAAGAATGGTAGAATTTGATTTTTTAGATTATATATTGACTTTGAAATTGAGGAAGATACATGTGGCATGCCTACAATAGAAGAGAATGAAAACAAGCAAAATCAAGAAAAATGAAGCTAGTCTAAAGTGAAATATGAAAAAAATATCATATTAGGAAATAATTTAGTCAATATAATATTTAATCGTAaatttttgtcataaatcatgaaaaaaattatGGTAGTATTATTTTAGTCATCTTAATTGTAATTGTATGCCATTATAGCCACATATATTTAATagggtttataaattttaaacatGGATTTGAAAAATGCATCTACAATATGATACAAATATTTTATCACATTAAGAGAGACACAAAACAGTCGATTTGTTCTTGGATGAAATAGGAAGGGCTAGAAATCATAGAGTCATTATCATCATGAATAAATTGTAGGGGACATAAATTGTATCAATCTTTGAAAGAAAAATTTACCAAAGAAACTAGTTCAAAAAATAAAGAATGGTAGGAATTTGATTTTTGATGTTATTGACATTGAAAATTGATGAAGATAAATGTGACATAGCAAGGTTAGAAGAGAAAGAAGGAAAgctaaatgaagaaaaaaaaaaaaaaaaagttagtccATAAAGTTTGTCAAAATCCAtcacttgatttatttatttcaattttaaataatttaatgcaTTAGGTTTCGTTCTGCAATCAaattaattgtgaaaattttttgctaatttattgtttattatagtaaaaatatcaaaatactgTTAACTTTAATTTTAATTCGAAACAATTTATAAGTTCCTAAGATTttgtttgattaaaaaaaaaaattccatctagttaaattttatatttaaatagttaataatttttatatatgaaaactattaaatattttatttaaataattatatatattatataaatatattgtgTCTAGAatataataaatatgattttcTTATTAAGATATCATTTATATTTAGTGTGTTAAGTTATTTAGAATAATTTGCTAAAACATTTTATTGTAATATAAACATATTTTGCatctatatttataatttataaacctATTAAAGATGTGTTAGTGTGTAAGAAACATTTAAAATTCAAAGtgctaaaattattttattttatttttccatcaTTTATAGTAAAATTTTACAGGTTAACATTATGTTAAACACATTAatgaatttgataattttttatttatatatgtatattatattttatgtatTCCATTGACTGAATTAATAAATTGTATAATATAAAAATGAGTTATCATGTAAATAAAAGATATATAGTGACATGATTTCTTTTCCTTtatattttctataaaactttAATTAATCACTACATAGcctaaaattttatttctgaAGTAGTAATTAAAATTAGTGTGATTGGCATTacgaaaaaaaatttaatgtaattggatattttataataaaattatataaagaaaaatcatcaaattgtgaaatttattaatttagtcaaTATAATATTTAATCGTAAGTTTTTGCTATAAATCATGAACAAATTATGATAacttattttaatcattttaattttagatATATATGTTTATCATACCCATTTTTATTTTAtggaatttataaattatatacataGATTTAAAATGTATttaccgaaaaaaaaaaaaaagaaagaattcGGAGAGGCATTAAATCATGAATTAATTGCGGGGGACACGGATTTGAATAATAAGATTGTACCAATAATGAATATTTGAGAACAAAGTTTACCAAAGTAGTTCGAAAAATAAAGAATGGTAGGAATTTGACTTTTGATATTATGATATTGAAAATTGAGGATGATGCATGTGAACAAGCAAGGATAGACGAAAAAgaaggaatttttttttataaaggaaatataattgaagaaaaagaaattaatccATGAagtttatcaaaatttataatttaatttatttatttttaatttaaaataatttagctttttagaaattttcaattaatgaatttataattCTGTCTAAATTTGACCAATTTACCGATAACTGCATagcaaaaataattataatatactcaacttcatttttctttttaaaataattaagtaCATGTGAGATTTTATTTTGTTGACAAAATAGTCCTTTCATCTGAATTTTGTATTtaaattgttaatatattttaaatttatttatttattttaggtcaatGAAAATTTCTTGGAGTATGTATCtgcaaaatagaaaataaatgggTCACTATTTTAGTGGATATAAACTCGGTAAGGACTCTTTGATGCTCAAGTTAGAGCTGATAAGAGAAAATAATGTATCATATTGATTAGGGAGAAGAACATACTTTCATAGATAATCGAATCTCTTTATATAAGACAtagttaataattatttatgGTAAATCAACTATgtaattatatggatattattagttaatataattataaaattatatttctatttatagTGCATAATTATAGGGATTGTTATGTTTAACAATCCTGCCAAAATTACTGATTTTTAATcaagattttttttctttttattgagTCGGTATTATAGTAGTTGAATTGACTAAAAGAATCTCATTATGAACCATTAAGTATGATTAGACTCGTTGGCTATTTGAAAATCCGAATTACTAAAAATATAATGTGTTAGATTGAcagaattaataaattttaagagCCATCAtatcaataaaatataatttacataAAGTTTTATTCCTTTATGTTttcctagaaaacttcaatttgtCACAATATAGTCTAAAATTTTGTTTCTTAGgtaataattaaaatttgtatgattattatttaaaaaaaataacgtGATTGAATCATtttcttataaaataaaaaaaactatCATATTGTGAAATTTATTACTTTTGACAATACAATATTTACTCCTAAGTTTTTGATATAAATCACaaaaaatttatgataaaattattttaatcatcttaaattTAAATGTGTCCCATCACattcacacacatatatatatatatagtgatcAACTATaactatctatatatatatatatatatatatatatatatatatatatatatatatatatataatgaaaaacTCAtgcattaaattaattttgattttgattttgattttcttcaatttgattgggttattttttaatttcaatttttccgTTTTGATCCAATTCACTTCGATTTTCAAAATTGATTTAAGAAAACCAAAAATAATTCACATCTAAACTCTGAAGCTATTTTTCAATGTACAAGCGCAGTGAAACTGTGTTAATAAATTCATTATTGCTTtgctatataaatatattaatttaataatattataattatttgtaaaattataaatttaatagtaAAAATCACTATATATTTTCTTTGTAATGCGCCAAGCCAAAATCAGTAGTCTCAGTCATATTCTTTCGTGGAAGGCATATGtgagtgtgtttttttttttttgggttataattatattttattatatcttATGATATTTtgtctaaaaattttaatttcattctttaattatattaaaattaagaaatttacaattttaattttgaattttaaaccctaaaataaatgagtaatatttaaaataaaataaaagacctACATGAAAGTCGGTGAAGACACCAGATTGACTAACTAAATTATTTTCACAAGTAAACAGCATTTGAATTATCTTCATTCATGACAACAACATTGGAGATATTTGCTCTAATTGGGTCAATTTGCATAGCAAGAAGAAAGAAGCATGAAGAGCACAGAGGATTGGAAGAGTGGAAAGTAAAGGGAAAAAGCTTTCGTTAAGGTTCCTATGACTGAGCCCCACACGCTAATCAGTAAGTTTGGAATTCAATCCCAATGATGTCATAGTTTGGTTGAAATTCCCTCTCTTAAGAATCTGAGCAATCTTACTGAACTTGATCTATGTGAATGCTATAAAGTCAAAGATTGTCCAGAGATTCCGTGTAATATAAAGATTCTAACTTTAGATTACACTGGAATAGAACAACTGCCCTCATCAATTAAGCATCTGTCCCAACTTGTCACATTGTCCTTGAACGAGTGTACAGAACTCGTGAGTCTTCCAAGCAGCATTGGCAATTTGAAACGTCTTGAACAACTCAATCTAGTTGGATGTTCAAGACTCGTGACTATTCCAAGCAGCATTGGCAATTTGAAACGTCTTGAAGAGCTTCATCTCGGTGGATGTTCAAGACTTGTGACTATTCCAAGCAGCATAGGCGAGTTGAAATGTCTTGAAAAATTACTTCTCTTTAGATGCTCAAATTTAGCAAGTCTTCCAGAAAGCATCAAACAACTTTCGAAGTTGAAACAGCTTGATTTAAGCATTTGCGAGAgtcttaaaattttaccagaGCTTCCATCATGCTTAGAATGCTTAGTTGCTGGTAATTGCCCCTCTCTGGAATCTGCATCAATTTCTTTCCATTTCTCAGTACATGAAGATGAAAATGAAGAAGCAGATAAAAGTGAAGATGAAAATGAAGAAGCAAAAAAAAGTGAAGAAGCGGATGAAAATGAAGAAGCATATGAAATTGAATTTGAAGATTGCaaatttcttgattttagtaATTGCGTCAATTTGAATAAGAAAGTAATCGAGGAAGTTTTTGAAGCGCATTTGTTGGGTCAGAAAGTTAGATTATGTATGGCAGGAGGTGCAGTGCCAGAAAGGATGAGATATAAGAGTAAAGGGTCCTCGCTTTCATTCAAACTTGACCTTCATCACTTAATTGGCTTCTCTTTCTGCGTTGTTGCTGATACCacattttgtaatttttttattaaaagaatTGAATGTAGAGTGGATTTCATGTATGGATCTGGAAATAGGCAGGGACGTCGTACATTCATCTTCTTTGAAGGTGATGATTTTGCAAATTTGTATTTTTTTGAATCATCAAACGTGTTGCTTTCATTCAATGGATTGAGGACACGTTTGATGAAGAGTGTTTCGTTAGGGCCTCATTTTACTTCCCCACTGTGTTTGCGAAAATTGTGGAGTGTGGGGTCCATCCGATATATAGTAGAAATAAAAAGAGAAGCAGAAATGAAGAGCATCAGGATGACAGGGAACACCAACCACTTCTTCAAACATTGGAAGacaactaatttctattttcacaACAACAGGTATAACTAATTTCTAGTTTGCTGTTACTTTTTAGCATTCACAATTGCTTTTCTCTTACAAATACTTGCAGTTCAAGATGAGCTTCCTATTGTTGGATTCAATTTCTTGTTACAGGAGCAAAATTGGAcatcaaaattcaataataagcgttgaaaaaaaaaaaaaaaacatgaggAAGACGACGAAGGCGAACCTGAGGATAAGGAACACGATGCCTTATTGAATCAGGAGGAGGATGAGAACCAAAATGACATTTTGAATCATGaaagaacaaaaaggaagaggaagaggaaaaGCAAAAGGTAAATCTATTTCTTATTTGCTGTTTTAGCATTCTTAATTTCAACATTCTCCGTCACCACATTTGCTTCTTAACTGCTCCAATGTTAGACATTACACAATCTGCTGCTCCATATTCTGtttataaatactaaattttacaATATTGGACCCCAATTTCTTCCAATTACTCTGTTCATGTTGATGGCTACTTATTGCTTGACCAACTTATTTATGCATGCCATATGTTAGATGGATATTATATGTTAGATGGATATTATCCTTTCATTCATTGATTTTCACTCTCATTTTTGTGACATAAATGGAAACATTCAAATGGAGTATGTTCATACTTCTATGCAACCTGCTGATATCTTTACGAAGGCTTTGGGAAAGAATCAGATTGATTTTCTTCTTCGCAAGTTGGGCATTCAGGATCttcatgctccaacttgaggaaaGGTATTGGATCAAGCAGGAAAGATCTTGGCAGCTGATTGGTTTAGGAAGTTTTGCGAATAATTTGTTTCGTAAAGTCTTGATAGTTTACCTTGTTTACGAGATTTCTTATTGTACAGTTTTAGGAGTTTACCTTGTTTAGGAGATTTGGTGAGCTATAGCtcttgtgtatatatatattgtgcttgTGTCAATGAAGGAGGTAGAACTTTCAGGCCCATTTTTCTCAAAATTCTTTAttgtattaatataaaaataataattaatatagttatttcattaaaaattatattgtattcatataaaaaataataattgatataattattttattagcatgttgaataataaaattatttcttatatCATGAGAAAATACACaaaattttttctattaattGTGCTATAAAAGTTTACTATatcaatttttatattataaaattactttttattttgtttaaagaaATAAAGAAGGGATAGAAATTTAAAGAGAGTGAGTAGAAAGAGGACAAAAATGTAATTTTCTTTTGACAACCGGTTAACAGGTCATAATGACTATttctgaataaaaattaaaattgggagatatttttgtaataaattgaaattacataattgaaataaaataatctCCAAAATTGAGTAGCCATCTTTGTGCTTTAGCTCCAAATTCAGATGAAAAACTTAAAAAAGTAAAAGCTATTCCTAACCGCCCAATAGTTCATTTTTCGCTTCGCTATGTGCCTTGTTGAAAAATAAAACAATTGACCTCAAAGTATGGAGGTGGTCCAGACTTCATGTGGTTGAGCCCCACACAAGTGCCTTCCTGATTAAGTTTGTAAAATGAAATTTCtgattatctcatatttcaatcccaattaattaaagaaaataaggataaTAACTCTAATTAAAATAATCCCAACTAATCCAATATTTCAATCTTGATAAATGAGTTTAATTAGTTGAACATAGTTTAATTAAGTCGGTAATTTGACATAAAGATTAGAGAGAGACTATTGATAAAGAGGAAAAGATTCGATCTTATATGACATAAAGAGCATTTATTTTGTTGACAAAATATAGCTATGCATTCCTTCTTTGAGAAGGCACGTAAGGTGTTTTCCTCTTGTTTCTTGCTTTCTTCGTTTACTTGTTCATTTATGAATTTCATGTCTCAGAATAGTTTAGACACACACTCACAAAATATTCATCTTTAGTAATTTGCTCTCTCTACCTTCTTCAAACTCAGTTGCACAATATCCTTTTTTTATCACTTATCATGGCTTCTAGTTCTTCATCAGCACCTCCCTGCAAATATGATGTTTTTATTAGTTTTAGAGGCAAAGATATCCGTAAGCGTTTTCTGTCCCATCTCTTTGTTGCTTTGGAGCAAAAACAAATCAACGCCTTCTTGGATGAAAACCTTGATAAAGGAGAAGATATCTCACCAGCTCTCTTGAAAATAATCCAGGAGTCAAGTCTCTCAATAGTCATTTTTTCTGAAAATTATGCAGATTCTCCATGGTGCTTGGATGAGCTTGTGAAGATACTCGAATGCAAGGAAACTTTAGGACAAATG includes:
- the LOC131172710 gene encoding disease resistance protein LAZ5-like, coding for MKSTEDWKSGNLVEIPSLKNLSNLTELDLCECYKVKDCPEIPCNIKILTLDYTGIEQLPSSIKHLSQLVTLSLNECTELVSLPSSIGNLKRLEQLNLVGCSRLVTIPSSIGNLKRLEELHLGGCSRLVTIPSSIGELKCLEKLLLFRCSNLASLPESIKQLSKLKQLDLSICESLKILPELPSCLECLVAGNCPSLESASISFHFSVHEDENEEADKSEDENEEAKKSEEADENEEAYEIEFEDCKFLDFSNCVNLNKKVIEEVFEAHLLGQKVRLCMAGGAVPERMRYKSKGSSLSFKLDLHHLIGFSFCVVADTTFCNFFIKRIECRVDFMYGSGNRQGRRTFIFFEGPHFTSPLCLRKLWSVGSIRYIVEIKREAEMKSIRMTGNTNHFFKHWKTTNFYFHNNRYN